In the Prochlorococcus sp. MIT 1307 genome, one interval contains:
- a CDS encoding alpha-D-glucose phosphate-specific phosphoglucomutase, giving the protein MQSLAFPSNNSVYNVPISTSFTDQKPGTSGLRKSSKQFEVPNYLESFIEAIFQTLPGVEGGVLVLGGDGRYGNTRAIDVILRMGAAHGLSKVITTVDGILSTPAASHLIRKNNAIGGIILSASHNSGGPDGDFGVKVNGANGGPTPESLTDNIYKCSKSLQEYKILDHSPISLDSIGKYSISAMEVDVVDGIEDYISLMQKLFDFDRIKSFISQDFLIAFDALNAVTGPYAKRLLEELLHAPIGTVRNGVPLSDFGGCHPDPNLTYAKELANLLLNGNEYSFGAACDGDGDRNMILGRGCFVNPSDSLAVLTANANSAPAYAGSLAGVARSMPTSAAVDVVAQDLGISCFETPTGWKFFGNLLDSGQITLCGEESFGTGSNHVREKDGLWAVLFWLQILSDKQCSVAELMSLHWKRYGRHYYSRHDYESISSDVAYELYQRLELNLHKLIGKPFSNTVVSHADNFSYKDPVDSSVTEGQGLRILLNDGSRVILRLSGTGTQGATLRVYLERYVSPDGNLKQNPQNALSDLIREIDSLAEITKRTGMNKPTVIT; this is encoded by the coding sequence ATGCAGAGCCTAGCTTTCCCTTCGAATAACAGTGTATACAATGTGCCCATCAGCACGTCATTCACGGATCAGAAACCGGGTACTTCTGGTTTGCGAAAGAGTAGTAAACAATTTGAAGTTCCTAATTATTTGGAAAGCTTTATAGAGGCCATTTTTCAAACTCTTCCAGGAGTTGAAGGTGGAGTATTAGTGCTAGGTGGAGATGGTCGTTATGGGAATACTAGAGCTATCGATGTAATCCTTCGCATGGGAGCAGCTCATGGATTGAGTAAGGTGATCACAACTGTTGACGGGATACTTTCTACACCAGCCGCTTCCCACCTGATCAGAAAAAATAATGCAATTGGAGGCATTATTCTTTCCGCTAGTCATAATTCAGGTGGGCCAGATGGTGATTTTGGGGTAAAGGTTAATGGTGCTAATGGTGGTCCTACGCCTGAGTCGTTGACGGATAATATTTACAAATGCAGTAAGTCTTTGCAGGAATATAAGATTCTTGATCATTCTCCAATATCTCTTGATTCGATAGGAAAGTATTCGATTTCTGCCATGGAAGTAGATGTAGTTGATGGGATTGAAGACTATATATCTTTAATGCAAAAACTCTTTGATTTTGATCGAATTAAGTCTTTTATAAGTCAAGATTTTTTGATTGCTTTTGATGCACTTAATGCGGTTACAGGACCCTATGCAAAGCGTTTGCTAGAAGAACTGCTTCATGCTCCTATAGGAACTGTTAGAAATGGCGTACCGTTATCAGATTTTGGAGGTTGCCATCCTGATCCTAATCTGACTTATGCAAAAGAATTGGCGAACTTGTTGCTTAATGGAAATGAATACTCTTTTGGTGCTGCTTGTGATGGTGATGGAGACAGAAATATGATTTTGGGTAGAGGATGCTTTGTTAACCCCAGTGATAGTTTGGCAGTACTAACTGCTAATGCTAATTCTGCTCCTGCTTACGCTGGAAGTTTGGCTGGGGTAGCACGTTCAATGCCTACTAGTGCAGCTGTTGATGTAGTAGCTCAAGACTTAGGAATAAGTTGCTTTGAAACTCCAACAGGGTGGAAATTTTTCGGAAATTTGCTGGATTCTGGCCAAATCACACTATGTGGTGAGGAAAGTTTTGGAACTGGTAGTAACCATGTTCGTGAAAAAGATGGACTTTGGGCAGTTCTTTTCTGGTTGCAAATACTTTCAGATAAGCAATGCTCAGTTGCTGAGTTAATGTCATTACATTGGAAAAGATATGGACGTCATTATTATTCTCGACACGACTATGAATCAATCTCTAGTGATGTTGCTTATGAACTCTATCAACGGCTGGAGTTGAATCTTCATAAATTGATTGGCAAACCCTTTTCTAATACTGTCGTTAGTCATGCAGATAATTTTAGCTACAAGGATCCAGTCGACTCCTCGGTAACTGAGGGACAAGGGTTGAGGATACTTTTGAACGATGGCAGCAGAGTTATACTTCGACTTTCAGGAACTGGTACACAAGGAGCAACCTTGAGAGTGTATTTAGAGCGATATGTTTCACCTGATGGGAATCTTAAGCAAAACCCTCAAAATGCACTTTCTGATTTAATAAGAGAAATCGATTCTTTGGCAGAAATTACTAAACGTACAGGTATGAATAAACCAACTGTGATTACTTGA
- a CDS encoding 4'-phosphopantetheinyl transferase superfamily protein yields the protein MALWFFPMAATLKPITKTETEWAYQLPAKRSKQYQHSRGYVREALSQIWNVPALKIPLHAPPGDVPVLDEGWGNVSFSHCCDGLFIGWSLYRIGVDIERADRNFKADLITKRYFSAKDNESLKNLHGNSFRAAVLKQWLIKEAAIKWQRGRLSADIAEWNFCKLSHEATHQSKGYKLGVHFIKHRLWNMAVAFEKRYQKIPPIICTEYSQT from the coding sequence ATGGCGCTTTGGTTCTTTCCAATGGCAGCTACTCTAAAACCAATCACAAAGACAGAAACAGAATGGGCCTATCAACTACCTGCAAAGCGTTCTAAGCAATACCAACATTCCAGAGGCTACGTTCGCGAAGCACTTTCCCAAATATGGAACGTACCAGCATTAAAAATTCCCTTACATGCACCTCCCGGAGATGTTCCAGTGCTTGACGAAGGCTGGGGAAATGTAAGTTTCAGTCATTGTTGCGATGGACTTTTTATTGGTTGGTCTCTATACAGAATTGGAGTAGACATAGAAAGAGCAGACAGAAATTTCAAAGCTGATTTAATAACAAAGCGGTATTTTTCTGCGAAAGACAATGAAAGCCTAAAAAATCTTCATGGAAACAGTTTTCGTGCTGCTGTCCTCAAACAATGGCTAATCAAAGAAGCAGCTATCAAATGGCAAAGAGGGCGACTTTCTGCAGATATAGCAGAATGGAATTTCTGCAAACTTTCACATGAGGCAACTCATCAATCTAAAGGTTATAAGTTGGGAGTACACTTTATTAAGCATAGGTTATGGAATATGGCAGTAGCCTTTGAGAAGAGATACCAGAAAATCCCTCCAATTATTTGTACTGAATACAGCCAGACTTAA
- a CDS encoding type III pantothenate kinase → MWNTRSRHYGRRDLTGKDIRCCLLIGNSRWHWAIERSDRWHFLHTRPEPEKIVSLETPLIKWASVGHLPKEIQLNPANRLELKDIPLKKLPSWLGIDRALAGWGAFKKTQLTGINSSGLLVADAGTVLSLTRITSKGEFAGGQLIAGLNLQLAAMAVGTKNLNNPGPGLTRIPLFPFTTAEAMQRGSLQSLIGAILEAINATEENIPLWLCGGDSPLLIEELQKRNTNVIHQPDLVLEGMVDLQKEVKPNPNLE, encoded by the coding sequence ATGTGGAATACACGTTCAAGGCATTATGGGAGAAGGGATTTGACAGGAAAAGATATAAGATGTTGTCTTTTAATTGGGAATAGTCGATGGCATTGGGCCATAGAAAGAAGTGACAGGTGGCATTTCTTACATACAAGACCTGAACCAGAAAAAATCGTATCTCTTGAGACCCCACTAATAAAATGGGCTTCAGTTGGACATCTTCCGAAAGAAATTCAATTAAATCCTGCCAACCGTCTAGAGCTCAAAGATATTCCCTTAAAAAAATTACCTTCTTGGTTGGGAATTGATAGAGCACTAGCTGGTTGGGGAGCTTTCAAAAAAACACAATTAACAGGCATCAATTCTTCAGGTCTACTAGTTGCTGATGCAGGAACCGTATTAAGCCTGACTCGGATAACTTCAAAAGGTGAATTTGCAGGGGGACAGTTAATTGCTGGGTTAAATCTGCAACTAGCTGCTATGGCAGTTGGAACCAAAAACCTGAATAATCCAGGTCCAGGATTAACTCGGATTCCATTATTTCCTTTCACAACAGCTGAAGCTATGCAAAGAGGAAGCCTTCAATCATTAATAGGCGCTATTCTCGAAGCAATAAACGCAACAGAAGAAAATATTCCCCTATGGTTATGTGGAGGTGATTCACCTTTACTTATAGAAGAACTACAGAAAAGGAACACAAATGTAATCCACCAGCCTGATCTTGTACTGGAGGGGATGGTGGATTTGCAAAAAGAAGTTAAGCCAAATCCAAATCTTGAATAA
- a CDS encoding DUF4912 domain-containing protein: MTQEQDSLARQTLRQLRNKASDLGVPLYSRKSKALLIKQIAAYQRKLQEQEEKAAQQFWRVPDKSSRGNDSSQSKSGITTRVVFLPRDPEWAYVFWEISDSDRKRAQSHGASRLCLRLSDLTGICDGTAHRQTLQEVPVDSHSTEWYLPIPMSDRDYRVELGYRSGSRWISLAFSSEARVPSLYPSDQILDQFVPFSLEAPVISFANDTKSSNSLLANDERDRGLHERLYQTATTNFQNSRVGSEQFQGFMSGQNQGLNDSGVGLWASGRNESGLGGVKPRNNKRSFWLVADAELVVYGSTDPSATVTIGGEVVQLSSSGTFRLQVPFRDGNQEYLIEAKDSSGQQMRNITMKFERTTPEDNTNPNDTNQDEWF, from the coding sequence GTGACCCAAGAGCAAGATTCCCTGGCACGCCAAACACTCCGTCAGCTTCGAAATAAGGCAAGTGATTTGGGAGTCCCGTTATATAGCCGCAAAAGTAAGGCTTTGCTTATTAAGCAGATAGCTGCCTATCAACGAAAACTTCAGGAGCAAGAGGAGAAAGCAGCTCAGCAATTTTGGCGGGTTCCTGATAAGTCTTCTAGAGGTAATGATTCCTCTCAATCCAAGTCAGGCATCACGACACGTGTTGTTTTTCTACCTAGAGATCCTGAATGGGCATATGTCTTTTGGGAGATATCAGACTCAGATCGCAAGAGGGCGCAATCTCATGGTGCGAGTAGATTATGCCTGCGCTTGTCCGATTTGACTGGTATTTGCGATGGCACAGCTCATCGTCAAACTCTGCAGGAAGTTCCTGTTGATAGCCATAGCACCGAGTGGTATTTACCGATTCCAATGAGTGATAGAGATTACCGAGTAGAACTTGGCTATCGTTCTGGTTCTCGTTGGATTTCTCTAGCATTTTCATCAGAGGCAAGAGTGCCTTCTCTGTATCCCAGTGACCAGATCCTTGACCAGTTTGTTCCTTTTAGTTTGGAAGCTCCTGTAATTAGTTTTGCAAATGACACTAAATCTTCTAATTCTTTATTAGCTAATGACGAAAGAGATAGAGGATTACATGAACGTCTCTATCAAACTGCTACAACCAATTTTCAAAATAGTCGAGTTGGCTCTGAGCAATTCCAAGGTTTTATGAGTGGCCAGAATCAAGGTCTTAATGATTCAGGGGTAGGTTTGTGGGCTAGTGGGCGCAATGAGTCAGGTTTAGGAGGTGTTAAACCCAGAAACAATAAGCGTTCATTTTGGCTAGTTGCTGATGCTGAACTTGTTGTTTATGGCTCCACTGACCCATCAGCAACAGTGACGATAGGAGGTGAAGTTGTTCAACTTTCAAGTTCAGGTACTTTTAGATTACAGGTTCCTTTTCGTGACGGTAATCAGGAATATTTGATTGAAGCAAAAGATTCAAGTGGACAGCAAATGAGAAATATAACTATGAAATTCGAACGAACTACCCCTGAGGATAACACTAATCCAAATGATACGAATCAAGATGAGTGGTTTTGA
- the bcp gene encoding thioredoxin-dependent thiol peroxidase produces the protein MTLQIGDPAPDFTLPNQDGISVSLSKLKGQRVVIYFYPKDQTPGCTKEACNFRDCWGLFEANQITVLGISKDNSLSHQKFISKYHLPFSLLTDPEPCPVATSYESYGLKKFMGREYMGMKRHTFVIDSTGKIELIYFKVKAASMANQIIQDLDLA, from the coding sequence ATGACGCTACAAATTGGGGATCCTGCACCAGACTTCACTCTGCCTAACCAGGATGGTATTTCAGTAAGCCTTTCAAAGCTGAAAGGTCAAAGAGTTGTGATTTACTTTTACCCCAAAGACCAGACTCCTGGATGCACAAAGGAGGCTTGTAATTTCCGTGATTGTTGGGGACTCTTTGAGGCCAATCAAATAACAGTGCTAGGTATTAGCAAAGACAATTCTTTATCCCATCAAAAGTTTATTAGCAAATATCATCTTCCTTTTTCTCTATTAACAGATCCAGAGCCTTGCCCTGTGGCAACTTCCTATGAAAGTTATGGACTTAAAAAGTTCATGGGGCGAGAGTATATGGGCATGAAAAGACATACTTTTGTCATTGATTCAACAGGTAAAATAGAACTAATTTACTTCAAAGTGAAAGCAGCTAGTATGGCAAATCAGATTATTCAAGATTTGGATTTGGCTTAA
- a CDS encoding AAA family ATPase, with the protein MAKDLFNYQGDQVLQRHAPLAERLRPKSLDEFLGQKAILAEGRLLRRAIAADRVGNLLLHGPPGVGKTTLAKIIAVNTRSHFTILNAVLSGVKELRYEIDAAKQRLERHNLRTILFIDEVHRFNSAQQDALLPWVENGTVTLIGATTENPYFEVNKALVSRSRLFRLQHLETEDLHKLIERALRDRDHGYGDRKVTITDDAASHLVDVANGDARSLLNALELAVESTPKDLKGCIQIDLSIAEESIQERAVLYDKQGDAHFDTISAFIKSLRGSDPDAALFWLARMVEAGENPRFIFRRMLIAAGEDIGLADPQAIVVVEACAAAFERIGLPEGLYPLAEAALYLASTTKSNSVLGFFEAQKTVRAAQRQEVPSHLRDAHRDRDAFGDGFGYRYPHAFAEHWVAQQYLPKELQGEVFWKPSKEGWEGKRREVMMERRAVQLAVALEVDEENSLLVSSGPETPQLERWLKRQLSQEGNRLKQLLDRLWAGVIWQRNDRVLVIARSILWALTPLRAVPEGGVSVLGGAAKDLSRLSAELNLLDPIQRPHLMESNCKSLYKLPSDLHFEWVGGRLHSSDVIEEYFDDFWEAITRKCTHNTGLRLLVSYPMMGPAESLRAVLNISEMTTLEIDLFKKLINLEKGWLTSQQNHSFIFSKLEIMGWTLEREEWEESLKLKLDEVIELRWFSKGSKYRNFLGKEIAENDINLLHEIMKKLKGCEVPQNVIHQRIIGRLCIS; encoded by the coding sequence TTGGCAAAAGATCTTTTCAATTATCAGGGTGACCAGGTACTTCAGCGGCATGCACCCCTGGCCGAACGTTTGCGTCCTAAAAGCTTAGATGAATTTCTTGGCCAGAAAGCGATCTTGGCTGAAGGGCGTCTTTTGCGCAGAGCCATAGCGGCTGATCGAGTGGGTAATTTGCTTTTACATGGGCCGCCTGGTGTTGGTAAAACTACTTTGGCCAAAATTATTGCAGTAAATACTCGTTCTCATTTCACTATTCTCAATGCTGTGTTATCCGGAGTAAAGGAATTGCGTTATGAGATTGATGCAGCCAAGCAGAGGCTAGAACGGCATAATCTTCGTACTATTCTTTTTATTGATGAGGTTCATCGTTTTAATAGTGCTCAGCAGGATGCTCTTTTACCTTGGGTAGAGAATGGTACGGTCACCCTGATAGGTGCAACTACAGAAAATCCATATTTTGAGGTTAATAAAGCATTAGTTAGTCGCTCTAGGTTATTTCGGCTACAACATCTTGAGACAGAGGATCTTCATAAGCTAATTGAACGTGCCTTAAGAGATAGAGATCATGGGTATGGCGATCGAAAAGTCACAATTACTGATGATGCTGCAAGTCATTTAGTAGATGTAGCTAATGGGGATGCACGTAGCTTGCTTAATGCTCTTGAATTGGCAGTAGAGAGCACGCCAAAAGATTTAAAAGGATGTATTCAAATCGATTTGTCTATTGCGGAGGAATCGATTCAAGAGCGGGCAGTTCTTTATGACAAACAAGGAGATGCTCATTTCGATACGATCTCTGCTTTTATTAAATCTTTGCGAGGTTCAGATCCTGATGCTGCCTTATTTTGGTTGGCTCGGATGGTTGAAGCTGGTGAAAATCCCAGGTTTATCTTTCGTAGAATGTTGATTGCAGCAGGAGAAGATATTGGTTTAGCAGATCCTCAAGCAATTGTTGTTGTTGAAGCTTGTGCAGCGGCTTTTGAAAGAATTGGTTTACCTGAAGGGCTTTATCCATTAGCAGAGGCAGCTCTGTATTTAGCTTCCACAACAAAAAGTAATAGTGTTCTGGGCTTTTTTGAAGCTCAAAAAACAGTTCGTGCTGCCCAACGCCAGGAAGTTCCAAGCCATCTTCGCGATGCTCATAGAGATAGAGATGCTTTTGGCGATGGTTTTGGCTATCGCTATCCTCATGCGTTTGCTGAACATTGGGTAGCACAACAATATTTACCGAAAGAACTTCAGGGAGAAGTGTTTTGGAAGCCCAGCAAAGAAGGATGGGAAGGGAAACGTCGAGAAGTAATGATGGAGCGAAGAGCTGTTCAATTAGCTGTAGCTCTTGAAGTTGATGAGGAAAATTCTTTATTAGTAAGCAGTGGACCTGAGACCCCGCAGTTAGAAAGATGGTTAAAGCGTCAACTCTCTCAGGAAGGGAATCGCCTGAAGCAACTTTTAGACAGATTGTGGGCGGGAGTTATTTGGCAGCGTAATGACCGTGTTTTGGTGATTGCCCGATCGATTTTGTGGGCACTGACGCCTCTTAGAGCTGTGCCAGAAGGCGGAGTGAGTGTGTTGGGTGGTGCTGCAAAAGATTTATCTCGATTATCTGCAGAATTGAATCTTTTGGACCCAATTCAACGACCACACTTAATGGAAAGTAATTGTAAATCGCTTTACAAATTACCTAGTGATTTGCACTTTGAATGGGTTGGAGGAAGGCTGCATAGTTCTGATGTGATAGAGGAATATTTTGATGATTTTTGGGAAGCGATTACAAGAAAATGTACCCATAATACGGGTTTAAGATTGTTAGTGAGTTATCCAATGATGGGACCAGCAGAGTCTCTTCGCGCTGTTCTTAATATTAGTGAAATGACTACTTTAGAAATAGACCTCTTTAAAAAATTAATTAATTTAGAGAAAGGATGGTTGACTTCACAGCAGAATCATTCCTTTATATTTTCAAAACTAGAAATCATGGGCTGGACTTTAGAAAGAGAGGAATGGGAGGAATCTTTGAAATTGAAGCTTGATGAAGTAATTGAATTGCGTTGGTTTTCAAAGGGGAGTAAATATAGGAATTTTTTGGGTAAGGAAATAGCAGAAAATGATATAAATCTTTTGCATGAAATTATGAAAAAGTTGAAAGGATGTGAGGTCCCTCAAAATGTAATTCATCAAAGAATAATTGGAAGATTATGTATATCTTGA